A single Pyxicephalus adspersus chromosome 8, UCB_Pads_2.0, whole genome shotgun sequence DNA region contains:
- the PSMA4 gene encoding proteasome subunit alpha type-4 (The sequence of the model RefSeq protein was modified relative to this genomic sequence to represent the inferred CDS: added 46 bases not found in genome assembly), which yields MSRRYDSRTTIFSPEGRLYQVEYAMEAIGHAGTCLGILANDGVLLAAERRNIHKLLDEVFFSEKIYKLNDDMACSVAGITSDANVLTNELRVIAQRYLLQYQEPIPCEQLVTALCDIKQAYTQLGGKRPFGVSLLYIGWDKHYGFQLYQSDPSGNYGGWKATCIGNNSAAAVSMLKQDYKEGEMSLKSALALAVKVLNKTMDVSKLSAEKVEIATLTRENGKTKIRVLKQKEVEELIKLHEEEEAKIEREKKEKEQKEKDK from the exons GCCGCCTGTATCAGGTGGAATATGCCATGGAAGCCATAGGACACGCAGGCACATGCTTGGGAATTTTGGCAAACGATGGAGTTCTGCTGGCGGCCGAGAGACGAAATATCCACAAACTCCTGGATGAGGTTTTCTTCTCTGAGAAAATCTACAAACTGAATGA TGACATGGCGTGCAGTGTGGCCGGAATTACTTCAGATGCCAACGTGTTGACTAATGAATTGCGGGTAATCGCTCAGAG ATATCTCCTACAGTACCAGGAGCCCATCCCCTGTGAACAGCTGGTGACCGCTCTGTGCGACATCAAACAAGCTTACACACAGTTAGGAG GTAAACGGCCGTTTGGCGTCTCATTGCTGTACATAGGTTGGGACAAGCACTACGGTTTCCAGCTTTATCAGAGTGACCCCAGTGGTAATTACGGAGGCTGGAAAGCAACATGTATTGGGAACAACAGTGCG GCTGCTGTGTCCATGCTCAAACAGGACTACAAGGAGGGTGAAATGTCCCTGAAGTCTGCACTGGCCTTAGCTGTTAAAGTCCTTAACAAGACCATGGATGTCAGCAAGCTGTCCGCAGAGAAAG ttgaaattGCTACCTTAACACGAGAGAACGGAAAGACCAAAATCCGAGTCCTTAAACAGAAAGAAGTAGAGGAATTAATAAAACTCCACGAAGAGGAAGAAGCCAAGATCGAGcgtgagaagaaagaaaaagagcagaAGGAAAAGGATAAATAA